The DNA region TATGATAAAAAATGATTCACACAATTAATCTCAGCGTCCTGTCAGTCCGTTTAGGTTGATACGTAACTAAACAATTATTATCATTTATGTGACTGCAGTGGCGAGTACACTTAATCGACACAAATCGACACAGCTCTTCGAGTAGACTCAGACAAAACCACGTCACTCTCTGAAACCGAGTCATGCattgttttttgttattttttaaagCAAGTTTAAATAATTAATATGTCTCGTCACCATCAATCATTATTAATTCTTCTGTTCATTGCCTTTCGATAACTTCTTAATGAGGGAGGGGCATCATTGATCACTGGGCCCCTCGAATGCTAAGCTACTAATCTAGTGGGGTCACATGATTGCGATGCCAAACACTGCGTTaatatttgtgttaactttgtatGTTTAAATATGTCCACGCACTTACCTTTATATTTTATGCATTTTGTAATTAATGTTTTTAACAATtatataaattagagaaaaatatcTAAACACACCTTTTATTTGCCCTGCAAGCGGCGGTCCattaaacaaaaaatttattttcacccTCTATATataagattttatttattttaactccTCGTATAAACATCATTATCTAATTGTATAACTCCCtcgtataaatataaaatattattatctaaTTATCTTTCATATTGTTTagatataaaaaatctaaaaataaatataattattcttaAATTCAACacgtatattttttatcaaattaaacatgattttttctcatttaatataatttcttctaaatttaacatcatttaaagagaatttaatatattttttatacaaTTAAATATTATAAGAGAATTTAATAGATTTTTCATTCAAttaaatgagaaaaaaattatgctaaatttaataaaaaaatatactaaattttattttaatatattaaatttaagaaaaattatatttatttttaaattttatacacCTAAAAAAATATGAAGGGTAAATAGATAAATTGATATCCATTATGTTTGATTAGAGAGTAAAGGAATGAACACTTTTTTTTTGCTTAATATAATTCATCCTTAATTCAACAGCATTTAAATAGAATCTATTTACCCTTTTCATTCAATtaagtattattttaaaaaaatctaatatattttttatcaaattgaggtggaaaagaaattatgctcaatttaataaaaaatatactatattttaatttaatatactaaatttaaaaaaaaatatactcatttttaaattttttatatctaaaaaatataaaagacaaaTACAACTTTAACTTTACCTGCAGCCCTCATCtctaaaaaaaaactttgtttaCAATCTCtgcatataaaattttatttacttcaactccttccTATAAATATCATTATCTAATTACCCttgatattttataaatataaaaagtctaaataataacattaaaaattatattttcttactTTGATATTTCATATATGAAAAAGGTCATGCGACAATAAACTGATATAACAAAACATCTATATCTGATTATTACGAATTCAATGACGCATTTACTTATTCAAAATAATAAcatttagattaaaaaaataaaacatttaaaatattaaaagtaTGCTAAGTAGGTAAAAAACGATCCGTAAAATATTTTGCTAGATTCGTATAGTAtacaattaaaatatattaattcaAGAAAATTGCTAAATATGCTATTAATAAAACACAAAAACTTATAAACACGTAAATACAATAAATGCGTTCAATTAATAATTAACAACAATGCAATCAAAATTAATACGGTATGAATTGAAAATTCTTactcaataattaaaaatataaaagaaagcagtataagttaaaaataaataaataaacgcaTCCAAAAACTCATGAATCATCCCTAAAGTCACTTTAGGGTTGCAAACAAGTCAACCAGTTAAACTGAGAAAAAGAAAAGGCAAATTAAACCGattgaaataataaaatataagaaaTTTAATCTTGTCGATTTCATCACAAAAAGGGCGAACATGTAGTGGTttagataataataaaatatgattaatgcAACTGAACCTTTGACCTGTTCAAATCCCGGCCAGATTTTCAACGGCCAGTCCTACATACTTATCTTACTTGGATGTGATAACAGCAAGGAGACAATGATATCTCaacaagagaaaaataaaaaaaaaaaataaatcaaatttagaggTAATAAAGCATCTAAATTACTAATAAGATGAGGCAAAAATATCCAAAGAATTATAATACTGGAATATCTAATTTACTAATAAGAATCAATTAACGGACATAAGCTAAATGAAGAAACGTGATAGCaatcaaaagaaaaaaacttGCGTTCACTTGAagacatatatatatacaaaagttGATGTTCATTTCCATTACACAAAGGAGATATGAAAAGAATAAAAACCTTTTGACAAATTTGTTCATTTCCATTACTAACAAAAACAAAGGAGAAGTGAACAGAAAAAAAAACCTTTTGGCAAATTTTCCCTTAATCTCCCACCTAAGTCTAGGGTTACTTACGAGGGAAAGGAGAGGTTAAATACTTAAATCCTATAGTTTTTCTCTCCTAATTGTACATTTCAAGTAAAGGTAGGAAAAGAAATTTACGGTCTTTACTTAAGCTTTCCATCATTCCTTCCACTTTCCAACCTCCCAATTTTTCTCTAGAAGCAAAGATTGCCAAGAGTGAATGAAAGTTATGAGTCTTGAACTCTTGACTAATAAACTTCTACATGTGCTTAAAGTCATGAATCCATAATTTTCACTCTCAAGGATCCTAGTTAATGAATACATCGCCCAAAAAAACATGAGCTTGAACCATTTAATACTATACTGACAATAGGTGAGTGAATGTGAGTTTgggcaaaaaaatattttttctaaaactgAAGATGGTAAGTAGGGAGAAATGAGTTTAAAACAATTTACAGGGTGCACAAACTCAGAAGACTACATGACAACTTTAAAATAACCAACCTTATTACAAAACCAATATGTAAATGAAAGTCAATTTAGAGACACTAACACTTAAAATCAAATTGGATCGAATAACATTTCTTGCATTTCCAATCAGAGGGCCAAGGTTTGCTTCCTAGTTTTATGGAGAATTTGCCAGATCATCTTTTTCACCTTTTACAATAATGCTTCAAAAACATATTGATGTGTTGACAAACATTAGTCTCCAAAGTTAATGACACAAAAGATGAATGATTCTATGCTTCTTACTATAAGAACTTGAGAAATTCTAAACTCTAAGAGTATCACATCCAAATTTATATGTAAATCATCAAATACTACTTTGTTAGTTAACAGCAGAAAATTGAGGTTCGACTATATTGTAGAAACAACAAATGCAATCAAACAtaactttttctttctttctcaacATAAAGGAATCTAATTTGAAGGCTTTCAGATACACATAATAGATTTTCAGGGATATGCATTTTCGCCCTTATCATCAAATGCTAAGTTCTTAAAGCAGTTAACTATTTGTACATAGTACACTAGCTAGCACATAAGGATGAAGCTGTAGCTACTCCGGCAAAGAAATGGATTACCTCTGGCGAGGGCAGCTACAGAAAACCATGTCTATGAAGACATCAGGGATCTCCCAGCCGAGGGTTTGGTACTTGCACCCCCGGCGAGGTCGGTAACTGTAGCCCTGGTGCCGCCATCATCATCTGATAGGTCGTCTGCGGCGACAGCAGGCATCCGAACCCCAGTGGCGAGCTAGGAGGTGGGAGCATCGGCGCCACCGTAGAGGATGGAGCATAGACCGGAAGCCCGGCGCTGCCACCGCGGAGGCGGCGCATGTAAGCTGAGATCGGCGACTCGGCCGCAGCGCTAACTGTAGGAAGCGGCGGCAGCGGGGACAGCAGCGGCCGCGTCCAAGGATCCACGGCCGGCAGCGGTTGCCCTGGGACCATGGGAAGGGGAGGGCGAGGGGTGAGATGGGCGAGCGGCGGTGGCCGGATGCGGTGGAGACGGGAGGTCGGGGGGACGGGCGGGGGGACGAGGGATGCGTTCGAAGAAGGACGAGGAGGGTGCGGCGGCGGAGGCATCTCTGCAGGCGGAGGGCGGATCTGGCTGTGAGCAGGGGACCCGGTGAGCTTTTGGACGACGTCGCGGAAATCGTTCTTGTCGATGTTGTAGACCGGCGGCTGCGGCTGGTACGGGGGCCCACCACCGCAGCTACCACTGGCACTCGTCGGGACCTCCGGAGAAGCTACGAGCTTTTCAGCCACCGGGTTAGGGTTGGCGCTAGGGTTTCTGGGAAGGGGCTTGGAGATCTTGTAAGAGGCTCTGTTCAGGGCCTTGAGCGAGCCCGGCAAACTGTTACTAACGGCCTTACTGACGCCGACGCCGCTGCTACTCGAGGAGTTCGGATTCGCGTTGCCAacgtcggcggcggcggcggcggtggcggaGGGAGCAGCAGAGGAATGGTTGGCGTTCTCCATCGTTATCTGTAATCGCTTTGTGCGTTAGAATCTCGTTTTGTTTTGTTTCTCCTCCCCGAAAGAAACgcgaggaaaagaaaagaaaaaagaaaagtctGACTGAATATTTACTTGGTAGTATCTTATCTTCCACAAATTACGTAAGCCACCCTTGGAATCAAGTTTCGGACTGATGATTAACGAAAACTTTCCGATTCTTGTTAGTGGTAGTGAGAAAACTTCTATAGGCGAGCGATTACTCGTAagattaatcaatttaaaaacttaaatacaACTTAAAATAGGATAAGCATTTTTCTTACGTTTAAGGTTGATTTGTACAAGAGATAGACAATGAATACGATAGGTTGATCATTGATGACAGTTGACCCGAACTAGAACATTGACAGCGCGATGATGTAGTTTGCAGTAGTTGTAGATAAGTTCATTGCGGAGCGATGGTGAAATGCGAGAAGGGTACAGCAAACACGCAAAGTGGATCTAGTGATTGAGGATGTTGAAGGGAAGTGTTTAAGGTGTGATTGGTGCTGTCTGGAAATAGGAAGATGGCGTGTTAGATAAGTGATTTTGATATTGATTAGGAGAAAATTTTGAGATAGAGAAAAGATGATATCTAGTACTCTTTTCTATGCCCATCATAAAGAGAGTAAAAGGAGATGCTAGAGCGAGAATCAAGAAGGAGATCCTTAGCACAGATACTTTTAACACTCAAGTTAGTATAGTAGTCAAGCGAAAAGTGGAGAAGATGAACAGTTGATCGTTTGGGCGTGTCAAAATGCACTTGGTCAACGGAGAAGACTCTCTTATTATACTGACCCTCAGAACTTCTATAATCATGATGCGTCAGAGAATGTCTAGTGTCAAAATATATTGAGTAATGGAATATATACAACCACCCTTCGAGGAAGATTCCGTTACATGTATATAAACCGTCTTTCATAACTTTCGCATTAATGAGGCGGTTGAGAATGTTTGATGTTAGAATATGTCAAGtaactgttaggatccttcgtacggctagagaggggggtgtgaatagccgaccccaaattctcgcgtttcttcctacaacttgtcagcgcagcggaaaaacaaacaaggaaacgaaaacaagaagatcaaacctcaacgcgtcgatgtaacgaggttcggagatgatactcctactcctcggcgtgtccgtaaggtggacgaagcctctcaatccgtcggtggatgagtccccggaaaaaccggctaatacaatatactccttgtgggtggagaaacctcgccacaatattcttgcaacagcaagaaaggaatacaacaagagatacaagaagacaagaacaatgaatgtaaaaaacacaggttttcttgcctccttgccgactggattcgttgaagcagcagctcctcagaacacctacaacaggaTATCccgtcgagaagctcacgcgaagcttgcgaagaagagctcaacaaagctcaagcaccgagcacttagcagaagagaagaggaagaagttgtcgcgcaagccctcgacccctttatactgcgaagaaggcgGTGAAGAAACTGGCGTTGCGTCGCAGCTAGAACTCGATCGCGGGCCGATCGCCGCGcatttgtcaccgatcggtcccggaccgatcaggtgtcgtgATCAGccacgatcggtgcgtggaccgatcgagtaaCATCTGATCGATGCGCAGACAACCGTGAAGAAGCCTATGCTTACATTAGtcacgatcggtccatggaccgatcagaaactctgatcggtccacggccgatcgAGAACCTCTgacggtcacggaccgatcgagcttcTTTCTCCGCCGCGATCTCCTTCGATCGGTCTCGGGCCGTCGGATAACCATCGATAGcatcgatcaccgatcggtcaccaaaccgatcggccatatcattggatcggtccgcagcccgatccaaacttttcagccctaaacctaaggcttccacaccaacatccggtcaaccttgacctgttggtacatcatgcctagcatccggtcactcccttgacctgctagcactccccgctaagtgtccggtcaatccctttgacccacttagacttttcaacaccagaagtccgatcatccctgatccatctggattttcccttgcctggtttcactcaccaggactttccaactgcctaacatcccagttaggactttcccactgcctaacatcccagttaggactttcccactgcctggtttcactcaccaggactttccacactgcctaacatcccagttaggactttctcactgcctggcttcactcaccaggactttccaactgcctaacatcccagttaggactttccctcgtgccaagctccctgcttggacttttccagtaccaagtctccatacttggacttttcgcgtgccaagctccctgcttggacttttccagtgccaagtctccatacttggacttttctagtgccaagctccctgcttggacttttccgttgccaagtctccatacttggactttttcccgaatcaggtcaaccaggtcaaccttgacctacggttgcaccaataatctcccaaacatctattcttgtcccatatcaagaatacaactcttccacgagtgtcaaacatcaaaatacaactcaactaggtcaaccttgacctaaggttgcaccaacaatcttcctaagtcaaacatcaaaatataactcgagtcaggtcaactcgagtcaggtcaaccaggtcaaccttgacctaaggttgcaccaacagtaacatCAGGCAATGGAAGTTATACAATCACATTCAGAGGAAGGtttttttgtatatatatgcTATAGTAACGAAATATTCCCTGACGAATAGTCGTTATTCTCTGACAACTTATTGTGATTCTATGACAATATTGTATCCTGGAGGTAGTCCGACCGGCCTTGTAGCCGATCGGTTGTTTGATGGAGACTGATACATGAGAAGTGGGAACTAAGTCCTGTAAGTCCAACCTACACTTTGATCGACCAGCCATATATGTTAAGAGTTGTATTATAAAAGTGGGGAGCTAGTCCCCATATGCTTGACCGGTGCTAAAGTCGACCGGGTTTATTTTGCGTATCTTGACACTGGAGAGAAGAGCACTAAATCCCTTAAATTCGATTGGCTCTAGGGTCG from Zingiber officinale cultivar Zhangliang chromosome 4B, Zo_v1.1, whole genome shotgun sequence includes:
- the LOC121976935 gene encoding VQ motif-containing protein 9-like, whose translation is MENANHSSAAPSATAAAAADVGNANPNSSSSSGVGVSKAVSNSLPGSLKALNRASYKISKPLPRNPSANPNPVAEKLVASPEVPTSASGSCGGGPPYQPQPPVYNIDKNDFRDVVQKLTGSPAHSQIRPPPAEMPPPPHPPRPSSNASLVPPPVPPTSRLHRIRPPPLAHLTPRPPLPMVPGQPLPAVDPWTRPLLSPLPPLPTVSAAAESPISAYMRRLRGGSAGLPVYAPSSTVAPMLPPPSSPLGFGCLLSPQTTYQMMMAAPGLQLPTSPGVQVPNPRLGDP